One stretch of Chryseobacterium indologenes DNA includes these proteins:
- a CDS encoding peptide MFS transporter, giving the protein MDNIEAINPKPDELIQNKNSRHPKGLWVLFGTEMWERFNFYGMRALLTLFMVNSLLMKEADASIIYGGFLALCYLTPMLGGFIADRFLGNRYCILVGGTLMAIGQFLLFISASTFGASLGSATMIMWIALGVIIFGNGFFKPNISSMVGSLYPKQEKSKLDSAFTIFYMGINLGAFLGQLICPIIGDVKSVDGIRDIHAFKWGFLAASIAMMIGTLTFLFLKNKYVVTPAGRPIGGLPKNNTAEDFEEGEAQSAKFSGKSVGISVVLFAILGALFHFAAGQNIIYSLVYASGISLAFLIMSDTSLTKIERDRIWVIYIVSFFVIFFWAAFEQAGSSLTFIADNQTDRHFFGWNMPPSMVQIFNGIFVVALAVPFSILWDKLRSRGKEPVSPFKQAMGLALIALSYFIIAHNVKDLGSHGLLAVKWLVLLYFIQTCGELCLSPIGLSLVGKLAPKRFASLLYGVFFIANAAGYALAGTLGSILPATGDKFEAAQKIGVNLQDVLDKKVTLNADQVAAFEKAQLPLHNPTFAGFEIHNLFEFFMVFVVLCGIASIILALISPFLKKMMHGVN; this is encoded by the coding sequence ATGGATAATATTGAAGCAATAAATCCGAAACCGGATGAATTGATACAGAATAAGAATTCCAGACATCCAAAAGGGTTATGGGTTCTTTTCGGAACTGAAATGTGGGAGCGTTTCAATTTTTATGGAATGAGAGCATTGCTTACCTTATTTATGGTAAACTCACTCTTAATGAAGGAGGCAGATGCGTCAATTATTTATGGTGGATTCTTAGCTCTTTGTTATCTTACCCCGATGTTGGGAGGTTTCATTGCCGACAGATTCTTAGGAAACAGATACTGTATTCTTGTAGGTGGTACTCTAATGGCTATTGGCCAGTTCCTACTGTTCATCAGTGCAAGTACTTTTGGTGCGAGCTTAGGAAGTGCAACAATGATTATGTGGATTGCACTAGGAGTAATCATTTTTGGTAATGGTTTCTTTAAACCTAACATTTCTTCAATGGTAGGAAGCCTTTATCCAAAACAAGAAAAATCAAAACTAGACTCTGCATTTACCATTTTCTACATGGGGATTAACCTTGGAGCGTTTTTAGGTCAATTGATCTGTCCAATCATCGGAGATGTAAAATCTGTGGATGGGATCAGAGATATTCACGCTTTCAAATGGGGGTTCCTTGCGGCTTCTATCGCAATGATGATAGGTACTCTTACCTTCTTATTCCTTAAAAACAAATACGTGGTAACTCCTGCAGGTCGACCTATCGGAGGACTTCCAAAAAACAATACTGCAGAAGATTTTGAAGAAGGAGAAGCGCAATCTGCAAAATTCTCAGGAAAATCCGTGGGTATTTCTGTTGTTTTATTTGCTATTCTGGGAGCGTTATTCCATTTTGCAGCAGGTCAGAATATCATCTATTCTCTTGTGTATGCAAGTGGTATTTCATTAGCATTTTTAATTATGTCCGATACTTCTCTTACTAAAATTGAAAGAGATAGAATCTGGGTAATCTATATTGTTTCATTCTTTGTCATCTTCTTCTGGGCAGCATTTGAGCAAGCTGGTTCGTCATTAACCTTTATTGCTGACAATCAAACAGACAGACATTTCTTTGGATGGAATATGCCTCCTTCCATGGTTCAGATCTTCAACGGTATTTTCGTTGTTGCATTAGCTGTTCCTTTCAGTATCCTTTGGGATAAATTGAGAAGCAGAGGAAAAGAGCCTGTATCACCGTTCAAACAAGCAATGGGATTAGCATTAATTGCTCTTTCTTATTTCATTATTGCCCATAATGTAAAAGATCTTGGAAGCCATGGGCTTTTAGCTGTTAAATGGTTAGTTTTACTATATTTCATTCAGACTTGTGGTGAGCTTTGCTTATCTCCAATAGGTCTTTCATTGGTAGGAAAATTAGCTCCAAAAAGATTTGCCTCTCTGTTGTATGGTGTATTCTTTATTGCCAATGCTGCAGGTTATGCATTAGCAGGAACATTAGGATCTATCTTACCTGCAACAGGAGATAAGTTTGAAGCTGCACAAAAAATAGGAGTAAATTTACAGGATGTTTTGGATAAAAAAGTAACGTTGAACGCTGATCAGGTGGCTGCATTTGAAAAAGCTCAATTACCATTGCACAATCCTACTTTTGCAGGATTTGAGATCCACAATTTATTTGAATTCTTTATGGTTTTCGTTGTACTTTGTGGTATTGCTTCTATTATATTAGCTCTAATTTCTCCATTCTTAAAGAAAATGATGCACGGTGTAAACTAA
- a CDS encoding peptide MFS transporter, which translates to MKTKHPKGLPYLFFTEMWERFGYYLILGIFVLYVIEPAGMKGGLGLPDKTADDIFGTYIALTYLTPFIGGFLADRVLGYIKSIYLGGILMAAGYIGMGVFKELPLFYASLALIIIGNGFFKPTISTLLGNLYSEEPYKANKDSGYNIFYMGINIGAFICNIIAAFMRNKFGWGEAFITAGVGMLIGMVIFTIGRKHYIHAAQMKPVQEGDTKLSEILIKVFVPAIAAGALGWFIPNNIFGSDSTDAFIFACVPVIYFYASLYFKAKPDEKASIGALLSVFLISMFFWAVFKQNGTALTRWANYYTDRSVPASLEKPLEGIYMVDGKSYENKEVPVYDDQFRSQKDDNGDTKKEMGKDVYFKNISPEQRAALEKNPETKVYLYNTELFQSINPFWVIALTPVVVGFWALLRRKGKEPLTPTKIVLGLFISGLSCLVMVLAVMAGDNGSVKVSPLWLVASYGVITIGELCLSPMGLSFVSKLSPARITALMMGGFFLANSVGNKLSGILASTWYSYENKTNYFLVNFALLIFATLLGLSMLKRLNKIMKEKGH; encoded by the coding sequence ATGAAGACTAAACATCCTAAAGGGCTACCTTACCTTTTCTTTACTGAAATGTGGGAGCGTTTCGGGTACTACCTGATTCTTGGAATCTTTGTGCTGTATGTCATTGAACCTGCTGGTATGAAAGGAGGTCTGGGACTTCCGGACAAAACTGCTGATGACATTTTCGGAACTTATATTGCATTAACTTATCTTACTCCTTTTATTGGTGGTTTCTTGGCCGATAGGGTTTTAGGATATATCAAGTCTATTTATCTTGGAGGTATTTTAATGGCTGCAGGATATATTGGAATGGGTGTTTTCAAGGAATTGCCTTTATTTTATGCTTCTCTGGCGTTAATCATTATTGGTAACGGGTTCTTTAAACCTACCATTTCTACTCTTTTAGGAAATCTTTATTCCGAAGAGCCGTATAAAGCAAATAAGGATTCCGGGTACAATATTTTCTATATGGGAATTAATATTGGGGCATTTATCTGTAACATTATTGCTGCATTTATGCGTAATAAATTCGGTTGGGGTGAAGCCTTTATCACTGCCGGAGTAGGAATGTTGATCGGTATGGTTATTTTCACAATCGGAAGAAAACATTATATCCATGCTGCACAGATGAAGCCTGTACAGGAAGGAGATACGAAACTTTCTGAAATCTTAATCAAAGTATTTGTTCCTGCTATTGCTGCTGGAGCTCTTGGATGGTTTATCCCTAATAATATTTTTGGAAGTGACAGTACAGATGCCTTTATTTTTGCATGTGTTCCTGTTATTTACTTCTATGCTTCTCTTTACTTTAAAGCTAAACCTGATGAAAAAGCATCGATTGGGGCATTACTTTCCGTATTCCTGATCAGCATGTTTTTCTGGGCTGTTTTCAAGCAGAATGGTACAGCTTTAACAAGATGGGCTAATTATTATACAGACAGAAGTGTTCCTGCATCTTTAGAAAAACCTTTGGAAGGCATCTACATGGTGGATGGAAAAAGCTATGAAAACAAAGAAGTTCCTGTTTATGACGATCAGTTCCGTTCTCAAAAAGATGACAACGGAGATACGAAAAAAGAAATGGGAAAAGATGTTTACTTTAAAAATATTTCCCCGGAGCAACGTGCTGCTCTTGAGAAAAATCCTGAAACTAAGGTTTATCTATACAATACTGAACTATTTCAATCTATCAACCCATTCTGGGTAATTGCACTGACTCCTGTAGTGGTAGGATTCTGGGCTTTATTAAGAAGAAAAGGAAAAGAGCCTTTAACTCCAACAAAAATTGTTTTAGGACTATTTATTTCAGGATTATCATGTCTTGTAATGGTTTTAGCCGTCATGGCTGGAGATAATGGTTCTGTAAAAGTTTCGCCATTGTGGCTGGTAGCGAGTTACGGGGTGATCACTATTGGAGAATTATGCCTTTCCCCAATGGGGCTTTCATTCGTTTCCAAACTTTCTCCTGCAAGGATTACAGCTTTAATGATGGGTGGATTCTTCCTTGCGAATTCTGTAGGAAACAAGCTTTCAGGAATTCTGGCCAGTACATGGTATAGCTATGAAAATAAGACGAATTATTTCCTTGTAAATTTCGCTTTGTTAATATTTGCGACCCTTTTAGGTCTTTCAATGTTAAAAAGATTAAATAAAATTATGAAGGAAAAAGGACATTAA
- a CDS encoding thioredoxin family protein, whose product MKKVLSIVLLLLLNFSFAQTKWMTIEEALQAQKENPKKILIDFYADWCGPCKIMDKKTYGHPILSQILNENFYPVKFNAEEKKSIEIFGRTFSNPNTEQKKGRNSLHEFTQYMNVGAVPSTVFLDEHGDPITILQGELSAKELEPYLELISKDLFKKIRTREQWEDYQKKFKSKIKD is encoded by the coding sequence ATGAAGAAAGTTTTAAGCATAGTCCTCTTATTATTATTAAATTTTAGTTTTGCACAGACTAAATGGATGACCATTGAAGAGGCTTTACAAGCACAAAAGGAAAATCCAAAGAAGATACTTATTGATTTCTATGCAGATTGGTGTGGGCCATGTAAAATTATGGACAAGAAAACATACGGACATCCTATACTTTCCCAGATTTTAAATGAAAATTTCTATCCTGTAAAGTTTAATGCAGAAGAAAAAAAGAGTATTGAAATTTTTGGAAGAACATTTTCTAATCCCAATACAGAACAGAAAAAAGGGCGAAACTCTTTACATGAGTTTACTCAGTATATGAATGTAGGAGCCGTCCCAAGTACTGTATTTCTGGATGAGCATGGTGATCCAATCACTATCCTTCAGGGAGAATTATCTGCCAAAGAATTGGAACCTTATCTGGAACTCATCTCAAAGGATCTGTTTAAAAAGATCCGTACCAGAGAACAATGGGAAGATTATCAGAAAAAGTTCAAATCTAAAATCAAAGATTAA
- the recG gene encoding ATP-dependent DNA helicase RecG: MTLETSIEYVKGIGPERAKLIKSVLGLSTVEDMLNFYPIRYLDKSKIYKISQLHEETSQEIQLKGRITQVQEIQTGKTKRLTAKFNDDTGSMDLVWFQYSKWLKEQLPINREVYIFGKINVFNRQFSMPHPEIEAEEKKEGETRLKPIYPSSEKLTKRGLNQRFFQNALRNICKEIPNLIEENFPEYLMKTFKFMSRQHAFLNVHFPKDMEHFDKADFRLKFEESFFFQLGYGLKKLHHKTQSYGNPFPIIGDHFNDFYENHLPFELTGAQKRVLKEIRMDMKRPIQMNRLLQGDVGSGKTMVALLTMLIAMDNGFQSCMMAPTEILAQQHYNGIKDLLEKTGINVRLLTGSTKAAERRVIHEELENGTLSILVGTHAVLEDKVKFKNLGLSIIDEQHRFGVAQRAKLWAKNKIPPHILVMTATPIPRTLAMSFYSDLDVSVIDEMPVGRKPIITAHRREKDRLYVYNFCKDEIKKGRQVYFVYPLIEESETLDYKNLMEGLEHVMDFFSDYNVTMLHGKMKPDEKDAAMAYFASGKAEIMVATTVIEVGVNVPNASVMVIESSERFGLSQLHQLRGRVGRGAEQSYCILMTSDKLSKESRTRIKTMTETNDGFKISEVDMQLRGPGDILGTQQSGVVDFKRLDLVNDSAIIKTTKNTVDKILEADPMLVRQDNLLIKNYYIKYYKGKNKWSKIS, encoded by the coding sequence ATGACTTTAGAAACTTCCATAGAATATGTAAAAGGAATAGGTCCGGAAAGAGCCAAACTCATCAAAAGTGTGTTAGGGTTATCTACTGTAGAAGACATGCTGAACTTCTACCCTATCCGCTATCTGGATAAAAGTAAAATCTATAAAATTTCTCAGCTTCACGAGGAAACCAGCCAGGAAATTCAGTTGAAGGGAAGGATTACCCAGGTTCAGGAAATTCAGACTGGAAAAACCAAGAGATTAACGGCTAAGTTCAATGATGATACAGGAAGTATGGATCTGGTGTGGTTTCAGTATTCAAAATGGCTGAAAGAGCAGCTTCCCATTAATCGGGAGGTTTATATTTTTGGGAAAATCAATGTTTTCAACCGTCAATTTTCCATGCCGCATCCTGAAATTGAGGCAGAGGAAAAGAAAGAAGGAGAAACCCGGCTAAAACCTATTTATCCGAGTTCTGAAAAATTAACAAAAAGAGGACTTAATCAGAGGTTCTTTCAAAATGCGTTAAGAAATATATGCAAGGAAATTCCGAATCTTATTGAGGAAAATTTCCCAGAATATCTGATGAAAACCTTTAAGTTTATGTCACGACAGCATGCTTTCCTGAATGTACATTTCCCTAAAGACATGGAACATTTTGACAAAGCTGATTTCAGACTTAAATTTGAAGAATCGTTCTTTTTTCAATTGGGATATGGCTTAAAAAAGCTTCATCATAAAACACAGTCTTATGGGAATCCGTTTCCTATCATCGGTGATCATTTCAATGATTTCTATGAAAATCATCTTCCGTTTGAACTTACCGGTGCTCAAAAAAGGGTTTTAAAGGAAATCCGGATGGATATGAAAAGGCCGATTCAGATGAATAGGCTTTTGCAGGGAGATGTGGGGTCCGGAAAAACAATGGTAGCTTTATTAACCATGCTTATTGCTATGGATAATGGTTTTCAAAGTTGTATGATGGCTCCTACTGAAATTCTTGCCCAGCAGCATTATAATGGAATAAAGGATTTGTTGGAAAAAACAGGAATCAATGTTCGGTTGTTGACAGGTTCTACCAAAGCAGCAGAAAGAAGAGTTATCCATGAAGAGCTGGAAAACGGCACACTTTCCATTCTGGTGGGAACCCACGCCGTTCTGGAGGACAAGGTAAAGTTCAAAAATCTTGGTTTGTCTATTATTGATGAACAACATCGATTCGGAGTGGCTCAACGGGCAAAACTTTGGGCCAAAAATAAGATTCCTCCTCATATTCTGGTAATGACCGCAACGCCTATTCCAAGGACGTTAGCAATGAGCTTTTATTCTGATCTGGATGTTTCTGTGATTGATGAAATGCCTGTTGGAAGAAAACCGATTATCACTGCTCACAGAAGAGAAAAAGACAGATTATATGTGTACAACTTCTGTAAGGATGAAATTAAAAAAGGAAGACAGGTTTATTTTGTTTACCCATTGATTGAAGAATCTGAAACCTTGGATTATAAAAATCTAATGGAAGGCTTGGAACACGTTATGGATTTCTTTTCTGACTACAATGTCACTATGCTGCACGGAAAAATGAAACCGGATGAAAAAGATGCTGCTATGGCTTATTTTGCATCAGGAAAAGCAGAAATTATGGTAGCTACTACCGTTATTGAGGTGGGGGTAAATGTTCCGAATGCTTCTGTAATGGTCATTGAAAGTTCTGAAAGGTTTGGGCTTTCACAGCTTCATCAGCTTAGAGGGCGTGTAGGAAGAGGAGCTGAGCAGAGTTATTGTATTCTGATGACCTCCGATAAATTATCTAAGGAAAGCAGAACCCGGATTAAAACGATGACCGAAACTAATGACGGTTTTAAAATTTCTGAGGTTGATATGCAGCTTCGTGGTCCTGGTGATATTTTGGGAACTCAGCAAAGTGGTGTGGTTGATTTTAAAAGACTGGATCTCGTCAATGACTCTGCCATTATTAAGACCACTAAAAACACGGTTGATAAAATCCTCGAAGCAGATCCTATGCTGGTAAGACAGGATAATTTACTGATTAAGAATTACTATATAAAGTACTATAAAGGGAAAAATAAATGGAGTAAAATTTCATAA
- a CDS encoding response regulator, which produces MNKEFLNVIVADNDENTLIFFKNIFKELKISIKVQCFTNGKDMMEYLNNIDAVVPEIVFIKYTIPGKESMECIDEIKANPKFSNMVTAIYAEEISESEIEETFVNGNNIFMRKPSDFETLKKVLTEVITINWQYHTSGLNKDNFILKV; this is translated from the coding sequence ATGAATAAAGAATTTCTGAACGTAATTGTAGCGGATAACGATGAAAACACCTTAATTTTTTTTAAAAATATATTTAAAGAGCTGAAGATCTCTATAAAAGTTCAATGTTTTACCAATGGAAAAGATATGATGGAATATCTCAATAACATTGATGCTGTAGTTCCCGAAATCGTTTTTATTAAATATACGATTCCCGGAAAAGAAAGCATGGAATGTATTGATGAAATAAAAGCCAATCCAAAATTCAGCAATATGGTGACGGCCATTTATGCTGAAGAGATCTCGGAGAGTGAAATTGAAGAAACCTTTGTAAATGGAAATAATATCTTTATGAGAAAACCTTCCGATTTTGAAACTTTAAAAAAAGTGCTTACAGAGGTTATTACAATAAACTGGCAGTATCATACCTCAGGGTTAAATAAAGATAATTTTATTTTAAAAGTATGA
- a CDS encoding helix-turn-helix domain-containing protein encodes MKMYVKFDFNALCKKVLDEKLKEHGLKYRLLNFGEVEFYEPFTQEQHNLFKKNLGDYGIEIIESQKTALVQKIKDAIVELVFSEEIIPVKASIYISEKLNHSYGYLSNLFSEVAYTSIENFIILQKIEHAKALIIRNKQSLTEIAHKLNYSSVAHLSTQFKNTTGITPSQFQKIIGKRRRAQSMVINPKMQYE; translated from the coding sequence ATGAAAATGTACGTTAAATTTGATTTCAATGCCCTTTGTAAAAAGGTATTGGACGAAAAACTGAAGGAGCACGGGCTTAAATACCGGTTGCTGAACTTCGGTGAGGTAGAGTTCTATGAACCTTTTACGCAGGAACAGCATAATCTTTTCAAGAAAAATCTTGGTGATTATGGTATTGAGATCATAGAAAGTCAGAAAACAGCTTTGGTACAGAAAATAAAAGATGCTATTGTGGAACTTGTCTTTTCCGAAGAGATTATTCCCGTGAAAGCATCTATTTATATTTCTGAAAAACTGAATCACAGCTATGGATATCTTTCCAATCTGTTTTCAGAGGTTGCTTACACTTCCATAGAGAATTTTATTATTCTCCAGAAAATAGAGCACGCAAAAGCTCTTATTATAAGAAACAAGCAAAGTCTTACCGAAATTGCCCATAAGCTGAATTATTCCAGCGTGGCACATTTAAGTACTCAGTTTAAAAATACGACAGGAATTACCCCCTCACAGTTTCAAAAGATCATAGGAAAAAGAAGAAGAGCCCAAAGCATGGTAATAAACCCTAAAATGCAGTATGAATAA
- a CDS encoding GNAT family N-acetyltransferase, whose protein sequence is MKLTQATRKDIPLIQDLARRSWENAYAEILSEEQMEYMLSEMYSEQEIENQLQNPNYHYYLIEDENNGSYEGFIGYEHHYEDRTTKLHRIYLVPESKGKGFGKSALLFLNGKVSESGNERIILTVNKYNAAKAFYESQGYRVYGEGVFDIGNGFVMDDFLMEFLIHE, encoded by the coding sequence ATGAAATTAACACAAGCAACAAGGAAGGACATTCCCCTGATTCAGGATCTGGCAAGAAGATCATGGGAAAATGCCTATGCAGAGATCCTTTCGGAAGAACAAATGGAATACATGCTTTCTGAAATGTACTCAGAACAGGAAATTGAAAATCAACTTCAGAATCCGAATTATCATTATTACCTGATTGAAGATGAAAATAATGGCTCTTATGAAGGGTTTATTGGATATGAACATCATTATGAAGACAGAACTACAAAACTTCACCGCATCTATCTGGTTCCCGAAAGTAAAGGAAAGGGGTTTGGGAAAAGTGCTCTCCTGTTTTTAAATGGAAAAGTTTCTGAAAGTGGAAATGAAAGAATTATCCTTACTGTCAACAAGTACAATGCGGCTAAAGCCTTCTACGAATCCCAAGGCTACAGGGTTTATGGGGAAGGTGTATTCGATATAGGGAACGGATTTGTTATGGATGATTTCTTAATGGAATTTCTAATTCACGAATAA
- a CDS encoding DUF1016 N-terminal domain-containing protein, protein MMEISEDSLFQSVKEIIRQSREKFFRIANSTLLLAYWQIGKLIVEDKQQGKGRAEYGKSTLKKLSQKLTLEFGKGFNCTNLSNIRKFYIAFPIVDTWSQQLNWPHYLLLSGQNDKNPF, encoded by the coding sequence ATGATGGAAATTTCCGAAGATTCTTTATTTCAATCCGTGAAGGAAATCATTAGACAGTCGCGCGAAAAGTTTTTTCGAATAGCGAATTCTACACTACTGCTTGCTTACTGGCAGATTGGAAAATTAATTGTTGAAGATAAACAACAAGGAAAAGGACGTGCTGAATACGGAAAATCTACCTTAAAAAAACTTTCTCAGAAGCTTACCTTAGAGTTTGGAAAAGGGTTTAACTGTACAAATCTTTCCAATATCCGTAAGTTTTACATTGCTTTTCCAATTGTTGACACATGGTCTCAGCAATTGAACTGGCCTCATTACCTACTACTTTCCGGCCAGAACGATAAGAATCCATTTTGA
- a CDS encoding peptide MFS transporter: MSLTLEEIQNFKGKYPKQLWTLFTVEMWERFCFYGMRGVLTIFMVDQLGLLEDKANLQYGAIQAFIYAFTFIGGIFADKILGFKKSLVFGGLIMAVGNLIIALSPHDFFYFGITCSIIGTGFFKPNISSMVGELYKEDDPRRDAGYGLFYAGINIGGLLGGALCVYLGKYHSWSWCFLAAAIVMILGLITFFATRKTLGPIGDSPLQFIPKAKRTLREVLVYIGALLSMPLIFIMVKNTSFTDYFMYLIGIAAVGYFIMETLKQTSSYQKKLIAAFVFIFMYFVFNSIYEQSGGSLSLFAKDNLVHNLLGFGMDPNVINNSANSFFIIIFSPLIGLAWVGLNKKKLEPNTINKFGIGFLFLAAGFFLFYSLRYFAGADGKSSLNLFTFTWLVITFGELCLGPIGMSIITKLSPKKMFGMMMGLWFLASAFGQFAAGKIGASLSESNTGNTNMSKLLAYTDGYKTLGIYALVAGVVLILLSSLVKKLMQDVK; this comes from the coding sequence ATGAGCTTAACTTTAGAAGAAATTCAGAATTTCAAAGGAAAATATCCAAAACAGCTTTGGACCTTATTCACAGTAGAAATGTGGGAACGTTTTTGTTTTTACGGGATGCGTGGAGTCCTTACTATTTTTATGGTAGATCAGCTGGGGCTGTTGGAAGACAAAGCAAATCTGCAATATGGAGCTATACAGGCTTTTATTTATGCATTTACTTTTATTGGAGGTATTTTTGCGGATAAGATCTTAGGTTTCAAAAAATCTCTTGTTTTTGGGGGGCTTATCATGGCTGTTGGAAATCTTATTATAGCGCTTTCTCCACACGATTTCTTTTACTTTGGAATTACCTGTTCTATTATAGGTACCGGATTTTTTAAACCTAATATATCTTCTATGGTTGGAGAACTTTACAAAGAGGATGACCCAAGAAGGGATGCAGGATATGGGCTTTTCTATGCCGGAATTAATATTGGAGGACTTCTAGGAGGAGCTTTGTGTGTTTATCTTGGAAAATATCATTCTTGGTCATGGTGTTTCCTGGCCGCTGCTATTGTAATGATTTTAGGTCTGATTACTTTTTTTGCGACCAGAAAAACATTAGGCCCTATTGGTGATTCTCCATTACAATTTATTCCTAAAGCAAAGAGAACATTACGCGAGGTATTGGTATATATTGGGGCATTATTAAGCATGCCGCTTATCTTCATCATGGTAAAAAATACAAGCTTTACAGATTATTTCATGTATCTGATCGGTATTGCGGCTGTAGGTTATTTCATCATGGAAACTTTAAAACAGACGTCTTCTTATCAAAAGAAACTGATCGCTGCATTTGTATTTATATTTATGTACTTTGTGTTCAATTCGATTTATGAACAAAGTGGAGGTTCTTTATCTTTATTTGCAAAAGATAATCTTGTGCATAATCTATTAGGCTTTGGAATGGACCCTAATGTGATTAATAATAGTGCAAATTCTTTCTTTATCATTATTTTCAGCCCGCTTATTGGTTTAGCCTGGGTAGGTTTAAATAAAAAGAAGCTTGAGCCTAATACTATTAATAAATTTGGAATTGGATTCTTATTTCTGGCTGCCGGATTCTTTTTATTTTATAGTTTAAGATATTTTGCAGGCGCAGATGGAAAATCGTCACTTAACTTATTTACTTTTACATGGCTTGTTATTACTTTCGGAGAATTATGCTTAGGCCCAATCGGGATGTCTATTATTACCAAGTTATCTCCTAAAAAAATGTTTGGAATGATGATGGGATTATGGTTCTTGGCAAGTGCCTTCGGACAGTTTGCCGCTGGAAAAATCGGAGCCAGCCTATCTGAATCTAATACAGGAAACACCAATATGAGTAAACTACTGGCTTATACCGATGGATATAAAACACTGGGTATTTATGCGTTAGTTGCAGGAGTGGTATTAATATTGCTATCTTCACTCGTGAAAAAATTAATGCAGGATGTAAAATAA